A segment of the Catenuloplanes nepalensis genome:
GGAGAGCAACACCCTCTGGAGCAGCGGGTACGCGCTTTCGTCGTTGCTCTGCACGTAGATCGGCTCGACGTAGAGTATGCCGTTGCCGAACGGCAGCGAGAGCAGGTTGCCGTAGTCGATCCGGGCCGCGCCGTCCGCGGTCAGCTGGCTGATCGCGGTTCGCGCGTCGCCTTCCGTGGTCATTCGCTGGAAGACCTGTTCCGGGCCGAGCACGGGTGTGGAGTCGGGTAGTTCGAGGACCTGCAGTTGCGGGTTCCCGGCCTCGTCGTACCAGCCGGACATGATCGAGGCGAGGTTCTGCCGTTTCGCCGGGCTGAGCGCGGAGGTGAGCTGGAACGTCGTCTCGGTCTGCGTGCCGAGCTGGGTGTTGAGGTAGTACGGCGGCTGCTTGGTCTGCGAGTCGGACTGGCCGGGCGTGTTCGGCACGGCCCAGAAGTCGTCACCGGTGAAGAAGCCGCCCGGGTCGGTCACGTGGAACCGGGAGAGCAGGTTGCGCTGCACCTTGAACAGGTCGGCCGGGTAGCGCAGGTGCTCGGCGAGCGCGGCCGGGATCTCCGACTTCGGCTTGATCAGGTCGCCGCCGAACGCCTTGTTCCACGCCTTGAGCACCGGGTCCTGTGTGTCGAACTCGTAGAGCGTGACGGTCCCGTCGTACGCGTCGACGGTCGCCTTGACCGAGTTACGGATGTAGTTGACGTCCTGCCCGGCCAGCGCGAACGCGCCGGCGCCGGTGGTGGCGTCCTCGGTCTCGGTCTGCAGGTTGATCCGCTGCGAGTACGGGTACGTCGCGGACGTCGTGTAGCCGTCCAGGATCCAGACGATCTTGCCGTCCACCACGGACGGGTACGGGTCGCCGTCGATGGTGAGGAACGGCGCGACCTTCTCCACCCGGGAGCGCGGGTCGCGCACGTACATCAGCCGGGAGTTGTCGTTGACCGCGTCGGAGAGCAGGAAGTTCGTCTCCGCGTTCTTGACCGCGTAGAGCAGCCGCCGGGTGAGCGACCCGATCGGGATGCCACCGGCGCCGGTGTACGTGTAGTACGTGTTGGTGTTGCCCGCGCCGGGCCGGTCGAACTCCGCGTTGTCACCCTCGGAGGCCGAGCCGACGATCGCGTAGTCGTTGGCCTCCTCGCGGGTCTGCTCGCCGTAGTAGACGCGCGGCTGGTCGACCTTGATCAGCTCTTCGTTGGAGTTGCACTCCTGCTGCTGCTCGCCCTGCGCCGGGTCCTCCTGGGCATCGTTGAGGAAGCCGGAGACGAAGTACGGCTGGCCGTTGCAGACCACCCGGTTCGCCGGCGCGGCCACCAGCCCGTACCCATGGGTGTAGACGGTGTGGCGGTTGATCCAGTTGTTCTGCTGGTCGGTCAGCTCGCTGTAGTTGATCTCCCGGACGCCGACCACGTAGTCCTGGCTCTTGCCGTCGACCTGGTAGCGGTCGATGTCCAGCTTCGCGCCGAAGTCGTAGAAGCCGCGGACCTGCTGGAGCTGCGTGTACGTCTCGGAGACGAGCTGCGGGTCGAGCAGCCGGATGTTCGGCACGATGGACGGATCGGTGGTCAGCTCGGCCGGCGGCGTCAGCGTGTTCGCGCCGAACGCCTGGACGTCGCTGGCCGAGACGCCGAACGCGTCCCGGGTGGCGACGATGCTTCGCTCGATGTATTTCGCTTCCTTGTCCCGGATGCTCGGGTTGACCTCGAAGGTCTGCACCGCCCAGGGGTAGATGCCGCCGATCGCGACCGCGGAGATGCCGAGCAGCGCCAGCGAGACGCCGGGCCAGGTGAGGTTCCGCATGACCGCGTTGGAGAACACGATGATCGCGATGGCCACCACGATCGAGATGTACGCCAGGATCTCCTTCGCCGGCAGCAACGCGTTGATGTCCGCGTAGCCGGCGCCGTACAGCTCGGTGCCGCTGTTGTAGTTGAGCAGCAGCGCCCGCCGGTCGAGCACGTAGGCGACCGCCTTGAGCAGCACGAACATCGCGACCAGCGAGGTCAGGTGGGCGCGCGCGGCCGTGGTCATCCGGTCGCCGATGCCCTGCAGCCGGACGCCGCCGAAGATGTAGTGCACGGCGAGCGCGCCGATCACGGACAGCACCACGGCGGTGAAGCCGGCGCCGAGCAGGTAGCGCCAGAACGGGTACTCGAAGACGTAGAAGCCGATGTCCACGCCGAACTCGGGGTCGGCGATGCCGAACGGCTGCGCGTTGCGGAACAGCAGCCAGTCCTGCCAGCGGCTCTGCGCGGAGAGGCCGGCGAACAGGCCGACGATGACGGACAGCACCGCGATCCAGGTGCCGACCCGCGGCGTCAGCACCATCCGGTACCGCTCCAGCGTGGCCTGTTCGGCGGACG
Coding sequences within it:
- a CDS encoding UPF0182 family membrane protein, whose amino-acid sequence is MVVRNSPLPRMSRRGRATIGVLIGVFVLFTLLGWGVDAWTDWLWFDEVAFTQVFTGKLITQLLLFLAVGAAMAVIVGGNLYLAFRLRPMLRPPSAEQATLERYRMVLTPRVGTWIAVLSVIVGLFAGLSAQSRWQDWLLFRNAQPFGIADPEFGVDIGFYVFEYPFWRYLLGAGFTAVVLSVIGALAVHYIFGGVRLQGIGDRMTTAARAHLTSLVAMFVLLKAVAYVLDRRALLLNYNSGTELYGAGYADINALLPAKEILAYISIVVAIAIIVFSNAVMRNLTWPGVSLALLGISAVAIGGIYPWAVQTFEVNPSIRDKEAKYIERSIVATRDAFGVSASDVQAFGANTLTPPAELTTDPSIVPNIRLLDPQLVSETYTQLQQVRGFYDFGAKLDIDRYQVDGKSQDYVVGVREINYSELTDQQNNWINRHTVYTHGYGLVAAPANRVVCNGQPYFVSGFLNDAQEDPAQGEQQQECNSNEELIKVDQPRVYYGEQTREEANDYAIVGSASEGDNAEFDRPGAGNTNTYYTYTGAGGIPIGSLTRRLLYAVKNAETNFLLSDAVNDNSRLMYVRDPRSRVEKVAPFLTIDGDPYPSVVDGKIVWILDGYTTSATYPYSQRINLQTETEDATTGAGAFALAGQDVNYIRNSVKATVDAYDGTVTLYEFDTQDPVLKAWNKAFGGDLIKPKSEIPAALAEHLRYPADLFKVQRNLLSRFHVTDPGGFFTGDDFWAVPNTPGQSDSQTKQPPYYLNTQLGTQTETTFQLTSALSPAKRQNLASIMSGWYDEAGNPQLQVLELPDSTPVLGPEQVFQRMTTEGDARTAISQLTADGAARIDYGNLLSLPFGNGILYVEPIYVQSNDESAYPLLQRVLLSYGDGKYVVLANSITEGINTLVDRARRGQTSPPSTPPDQPGGAPATPAPTGSASPAAPATPTPNATPTAPAGNVSLDQAADRVQAAITEVRNAQQSGDFARYGRALTELDAAMKEWDTAQKAATSPSPQG